A genomic window from Sphingobacteriales bacterium includes:
- a CDS encoding OmpA family protein, with the protein MVSCKSASKVQDGATAYQLKKYSLAAEMLQKDFQKSKDITEQSRLALKIADSYDKQLNYREAEIWYKKISDTRVLNDAMVLYINALKRNEKYEQAFKVLDDFLKANKTEKYRLQKEYDFLEDVLKKLKKPTHVKLTNLDINSENLDFAPFLKDNTLYFSTTRVAEKGMKDEWTGEGYADIFSAQKFSTAKFSEVTPLDMLFNTPYHDAEWVMGKDGKTALFTRCGSDNKNSNDYCHIYRSVKNIDDSWSTPERIKLFADTINEGQAFLTADGNELYFVSDAKDGYGGKDIYLAKKNVSGEFENPFNAGSKVNTAGDDMFPVIAEDNKLYYSSNGRIGYGGLDIYSATREGKIYTNAQNLGFGINSGGDDFSIALIKPKDDSVLVSGYITSNRPGGKGSDDIYYVEQRIPPAEPLPPAVYLLKVLVQAKTYQDDNNPNTAFLGLKAIENATIELPRFDQVAESFQFLHSDKSGKAQTVIPKGSKFKLKVSKIGYLTQEENVNAEMPSKDGDTIVIGKTITLSKIYKNVEITLNNIYYDYDKWNIRADAAQSLDTLTDILVKNPTIKIQLSSHTDCRGKDTYNETLSQKRAESVVQYLIQKGIAPDRLTAKGYGESLQIETCECTKCSEEQHQRNRRTTFKILSE; encoded by the coding sequence TTGGTGTCCTGCAAATCTGCCTCCAAAGTACAGGATGGTGCGACAGCCTATCAGCTCAAAAAATATTCGCTGGCGGCTGAGATGCTTCAGAAAGACTTTCAAAAATCCAAAGATATTACCGAACAATCCAGATTGGCATTAAAGATAGCAGACAGTTATGACAAACAGCTGAATTACAGGGAAGCGGAAATATGGTATAAAAAAATCTCGGATACCCGTGTGTTGAACGACGCCATGGTTCTTTACATCAACGCACTCAAACGGAACGAAAAGTACGAACAGGCCTTTAAGGTCCTGGATGATTTTCTGAAAGCGAATAAAACGGAAAAATACCGACTGCAGAAGGAGTATGATTTTCTGGAGGATGTGCTGAAGAAACTGAAGAAACCGACACATGTAAAGTTGACAAATTTAGATATCAACTCGGAAAACCTGGATTTTGCTCCGTTCTTGAAGGATAATACCCTTTATTTTTCCACCACGAGGGTGGCAGAAAAAGGGATGAAAGATGAATGGACCGGAGAGGGTTATGCGGATATATTCTCAGCTCAGAAATTTTCAACTGCAAAATTCAGCGAAGTGACTCCGCTGGATATGCTTTTTAATACACCTTATCACGATGCGGAATGGGTGATGGGCAAAGATGGCAAAACCGCTTTGTTTACCCGCTGCGGCAGTGATAATAAAAACTCGAATGATTATTGTCACATCTATCGTTCCGTGAAAAATATAGATGACAGCTGGAGTACACCGGAACGCATCAAACTGTTTGCAGACACCATTAATGAGGGACAGGCTTTTTTAACGGCGGACGGCAATGAATTATATTTTGTGTCGGATGCCAAAGACGGCTACGGGGGAAAAGATATTTATCTTGCAAAAAAAAATGTTTCCGGAGAATTTGAGAATCCGTTCAATGCCGGCTCAAAAGTCAATACTGCCGGTGATGATATGTTTCCGGTAATCGCGGAGGATAACAAATTGTATTATTCTTCCAACGGCAGAATCGGTTATGGCGGCCTGGATATTTATTCCGCCACCAGGGAAGGAAAGATTTATACCAATGCTCAGAATCTGGGATTCGGAATTAATTCCGGCGGCGATGATTTCAGTATTGCCCTGATAAAACCCAAGGATGATTCTGTTCTTGTGAGCGGATATATCACCTCCAACCGGCCGGGTGGAAAAGGATCGGATGATATCTATTATGTTGAGCAGCGCATTCCGCCTGCAGAGCCTCTGCCGCCCGCAGTGTATCTGTTGAAAGTGTTGGTGCAGGCTAAAACATATCAGGATGATAACAACCCAAACACTGCTTTTTTAGGCTTGAAGGCGATTGAGAATGCAACCATAGAGTTACCGCGTTTTGATCAGGTGGCGGAAAGTTTTCAGTTCCTCCATTCAGATAAATCCGGTAAGGCACAAACCGTTATTCCCAAAGGCAGTAAGTTCAAATTGAAGGTTTCCAAAATCGGATACCTGACACAGGAGGAAAATGTGAATGCAGAGATGCCGTCTAAAGACGGTGATACGATTGTGATAGGGAAAACGATTACATTATCCAAAATTTATAAAAACGTGGAGATAACGCTGAATAACATCTATTACGATTATGACAAATGGAATATACGTGCGGATGCGGCCCAAAGCCTGGATACGCTGACGGATATTTTAGTGAAAAATCCAACGATAAAAATTCAGTTGTCCTCCCATACCGACTGCCGTGGCAAGGACACCTACAACGAAACGCTTTCACAAAAACGGGCGGAAAGTGTGGTTCAGTACCTGATTCAGAAAGGCATTGCACCCGATCGGCTGACGGCGAAAGGCTATGGTGAAAGCTTGCAGATAGAAACCTGTGAATGCACCAAATGTTCGGAAGAACAGCACCAGCGCAACCGGCGCACTACGTTTAAGATTTTAAGTGAATAG
- a CDS encoding glutamine synthetase III, with product MSKTRFNALSAFSSRPKLNVELPAEKISDFFASSVFGEKQMKEFLPSDAYKRLAACIRDGKKVDRDIADQVASAMKAWAMKQGATHYTHWFQPLTGTTAEKHDSFFMPKGGGGVEEFSADALAQQEPDASSFPSGGIRATFEARGYTAWDVTSPAFIMTVGNGKTLCIPTIFISYTGETLDYKAPLLKSIQVLDQAATEVAHYFDRDVKHINTTLGWEQEYFLVDTAMYYARPDLVMSGRTLLGRRSPKGQQLEDHYFGAIPERVYAYMRDFEIECLKLGIPVRTRHNEVAPSQFECAPMFEEANLAVDHNSLLMDVMDRVSSKHKLKVLFHEKPFAGINGSGKHNNWSMGTDTGVNLLSPGKTPRTNLQFLTFFINTIAAVNRHEELLRASVASHGNEHRLGANEAPPAIISVFSGSYLKEVLEMIEKRVDEDKFDEQDNITLRLDIHNRIPDIMLDNTDRNRTSPFAFTGNKFEFRAVGSSANCALPMTVLNTIVAEQLKLFKAEVDEYIKGGDYKDVAILKVLRKTIKEAKRVMFEGDNYSDDWHKEAKKRGLSNNKTAPVALGAFVSEKSVKLFEDQGIYTHREVEARYEIALENYIKAIQIESRALGEIVVNQVVPACIEYQNKLIANIKGLKDVGIDAKLYVAQTDILKQISEGIDRLIKLNKEMFDLRVKGNDLTNVLKQALLYCDKVRPIMDEMREIADGLEGIVDDELWPLPKYREMLFSK from the coding sequence ATGTCAAAAACAAGATTTAATGCTTTATCAGCATTCTCCTCCAGACCTAAATTAAATGTAGAGCTTCCTGCGGAAAAGATTTCTGATTTTTTTGCTTCTTCCGTATTCGGGGAGAAACAGATGAAAGAATTTCTTCCTTCGGATGCATATAAGCGACTAGCGGCTTGTATCCGTGACGGCAAAAAAGTAGACAGGGATATTGCCGACCAGGTGGCATCCGCGATGAAAGCATGGGCCATGAAACAAGGCGCTACGCATTATACCCACTGGTTTCAGCCACTGACCGGCACCACCGCGGAAAAGCATGACTCTTTCTTTATGCCTAAAGGCGGAGGCGGTGTGGAAGAATTCAGTGCAGATGCATTGGCACAGCAGGAGCCGGATGCGTCCTCTTTCCCTTCCGGCGGCATCCGTGCAACATTCGAAGCGCGCGGTTATACGGCGTGGGATGTCACTTCACCGGCGTTTATTATGACAGTGGGTAATGGTAAAACCTTGTGTATTCCAACCATCTTTATCTCTTACACCGGTGAAACGCTGGATTATAAAGCGCCTTTGTTGAAATCTATCCAGGTATTGGATCAGGCAGCAACGGAAGTGGCACACTATTTTGACAGGGATGTCAAACATATAAATACCACGCTAGGCTGGGAACAGGAATATTTTCTGGTGGATACTGCCATGTATTATGCCCGTCCGGATCTGGTGATGAGCGGCAGAACCTTATTAGGCCGCCGATCTCCGAAGGGCCAGCAGCTGGAGGATCATTATTTTGGTGCTATTCCTGAGCGGGTATACGCCTACATGCGGGATTTTGAAATAGAATGTCTGAAATTGGGTATTCCTGTCAGAACGCGTCACAATGAGGTGGCACCTTCTCAGTTTGAGTGCGCTCCGATGTTTGAAGAAGCGAATCTGGCCGTTGACCATAATTCATTGCTGATGGATGTGATGGACAGGGTTTCCTCCAAGCATAAATTAAAGGTATTGTTTCACGAAAAGCCGTTTGCAGGTATCAACGGAAGCGGTAAGCATAACAACTGGAGTATGGGTACGGATACAGGGGTGAATCTGTTATCTCCCGGAAAGACGCCAAGAACCAACCTGCAGTTCCTGACTTTCTTTATCAATACGATAGCGGCGGTAAACCGTCATGAAGAATTGCTGCGTGCCTCTGTCGCATCTCATGGCAATGAACATCGCCTGGGTGCCAATGAAGCGCCGCCGGCCATCATCTCCGTATTCTCCGGCTCTTATCTGAAAGAAGTATTGGAGATGATTGAAAAAAGGGTGGATGAAGATAAATTTGACGAGCAGGATAATATCACCCTGCGCCTGGATATTCATAACCGTATCCCGGATATCATGCTGGATAACACAGACAGAAACAGAACTTCACCATTTGCATTTACAGGAAATAAATTTGAGTTCCGTGCGGTAGGTTCGTCTGCCAACTGTGCCTTACCGATGACTGTTTTAAATACCATCGTTGCAGAGCAATTGAAATTATTCAAAGCGGAAGTGGACGAGTATATTAAAGGCGGAGACTACAAAGACGTAGCCATTCTTAAGGTATTGCGAAAAACCATCAAAGAAGCCAAACGCGTGATGTTTGAGGGAGATAACTATTCCGATGACTGGCACAAAGAGGCTAAAAAACGTGGCTTGAGCAATAATAAAACAGCACCGGTTGCCTTAGGCGCCTTTGTATCAGAAAAATCAGTCAAATTATTTGAAGATCAGGGAATCTACACGCACAGGGAAGTGGAGGCACGCTATGAGATTGCACTGGAAAATTACATCAAGGCCATTCAGATTGAATCACGTGCCCTGGGTGAGATTGTGGTCAATCAGGTGGTGCCGGCATGTATTGAATATCAAAACAAACTGATTGCAAATATCAAAGGACTGAAGGATGTTGGAATTGATGCGAAGCTGTATGTGGCACAAACTGACATTCTGAAGCAGATTTCTGAAGGGATAGACAGGTTAATCAAACTGAATAAGGAGATGTTTGATTTGCGTGTGAAAGGAAATGATTTAACGAACGTATTAAAACAGGCATTGCTGTATTGCGATAAGGTGCGCCCTATCATGGATGAAATGCGTGAGATTGCAGACGGGCTGGAGGGTATTGTAGACGACGAATTGTGGCCTCTGCCAAAATACAGAGAGATGTTATTTTCAAAATAA
- a CDS encoding type I restriction enzyme HsdR N-terminal domain-containing protein, translating to MAKSGPDIRIANNKKYILCVIRKKWIVLTPEEKVRQYILHQLIHEQHYPLQYISVEKTLKVNELCKRYDIVVYNQSLEPKILVECKAEFIEIKEKTLQQIATYNLKLNVPFLMVTNGKISYRFEVKEGNSVQISGFPPFDLL from the coding sequence ATGGCAAAGTCAGGTCCAGATATTCGTATCGCAAACAACAAGAAATACATCCTGTGTGTGATACGTAAAAAATGGATCGTACTGACACCGGAGGAGAAAGTGCGTCAGTATATTTTGCACCAGCTTATTCATGAGCAGCACTATCCGCTTCAATATATTTCCGTAGAAAAAACACTGAAAGTAAATGAGCTCTGCAAACGTTATGATATTGTAGTGTACAATCAATCACTGGAACCTAAAATCCTGGTAGAGTGCAAGGCGGAATTCATCGAAATTAAAGAAAAGACATTGCAGCAAATCGCGACGTATAATCTGAAACTCAATGTCCCGTTTCTGATGGTAACGAATGGAAAAATCAGTTACCGGTTTGAAGTGAAAGAGGGGAACTCCGTTCAAATATCCGGTTTCCCGCCATTCGATTTATTGTAA
- a CDS encoding DUF1569 domain-containing protein: MPTLFDKTTQVQMLARVNKLTPSSQRQWGKMSVSQMLKHMSVAFAVPTGKIKLPKDKLYYLSANPLVRWLLVKAITQWPKNMVTADSFIVKDDPAFEPAKKELLDNINAFLHAQSLDGQHPVFGVMDKELWGQAMYIHLNHHLEQFGV; this comes from the coding sequence ATGCCAACTCTTTTCGATAAGACAACACAAGTGCAGATGCTCGCAAGAGTCAACAAATTAACTCCGTCGTCGCAGCGACAGTGGGGAAAGATGAGCGTCTCGCAGATGCTCAAACACATGAGCGTTGCTTTCGCCGTCCCTACAGGGAAGATAAAGTTACCGAAAGATAAATTGTACTATTTGTCTGCGAATCCGTTGGTACGATGGCTGCTCGTGAAAGCGATTACCCAATGGCCCAAAAATATGGTTACGGCAGATTCTTTTATCGTAAAGGATGACCCTGCATTTGAACCGGCCAAAAAAGAATTGCTGGATAACATAAATGCATTCCTGCATGCACAAAGTTTAGACGGTCAGCATCCCGTATTTGGCGTGATGGATAAGGAGTTGTGGGGACAAGCCATGTATATCCATTTAAACCACCATTTAGAACAATTCGGCGTTTAG
- the purL gene encoding phosphoribosylformylglycinamidine synthase subunit PurL yields MSTPIHQPVVNEEIAKSLGLLPEEYQKIQDILGRVPTFTELSVYSVMWSEHCSYKNSIKYLKKLPRKGKALLVEAGEENAGLVDIGDGWACAFKIESHNHPSAVEPFQGAATGVGGISRDIFTMGARPVASLNSLRFGELDNKKTQHLLKGVVKGISHYGNCFGVPTVAGEVYFDDCYQVNPLVNAMSVGIVRVGETISATSEGAGNPIYIVGASTGKDGIHGATFASEDLGEDAEDKIPSVQVGDPFTEKLLLEATLEVIKTGAVVGMQDMGAAGITCSTNEMSAKGKHGMKIWLDKVPTRQRHMQPFEILLSESQERMLIVVEKGKEELVEKVFDKWDLHCAIIGEVTEGNLVQYYMNDELVAEVPADTLVLGGGAPVYDRPYKQPAYHAVRDAFDMDKVPFPFDYVATAKKLVQHPNIASKRFIYKQYDSMVGINNASTNRPGDAAVIRLKDSTKGLVMTVDCNSRYVHADAYKGGAIAVSEAARNIVCTGAKPVAITNCLNFGNPYDEEVYWNFVHALQGMGDACIQFETPVTGGNVSFYNQSPNRAVNPTPTIGMLGIIEDADNIMTLDFKNEGDMIYLIGTCTNDIASSEYLVHEHKIDLSPAPHFELKEEAQIQDAVAKLIENKLINSAHDLSEGGLFVAVLESAMTRNFGFDITTCSGIRKDACLFGEGQSRVVVSIAADSKESFENFLKANSIPNRFLGTVKGKDIVIDGENFGSISEYKDLYDTAIEKYFV; encoded by the coding sequence ATGTCAACTCCCATCCACCAGCCGGTTGTAAACGAAGAAATCGCAAAATCCTTAGGCCTTTTGCCGGAAGAATACCAGAAGATACAGGATATACTGGGCAGGGTGCCCACTTTTACGGAACTCAGCGTTTACTCCGTCATGTGGAGCGAACACTGCAGCTACAAAAACTCCATCAAATACCTGAAGAAGCTGCCGCGCAAAGGCAAAGCGCTGCTGGTGGAAGCCGGTGAAGAAAACGCAGGACTGGTGGATATCGGCGACGGCTGGGCCTGTGCCTTCAAAATAGAATCGCATAATCACCCGAGTGCGGTAGAACCTTTCCAGGGTGCCGCTACCGGCGTAGGCGGTATCTCCCGCGATATCTTCACCATGGGCGCACGCCCCGTGGCCTCTTTAAATTCATTACGTTTCGGAGAACTCGATAATAAGAAAACACAGCATCTTTTGAAGGGTGTGGTAAAAGGCATTTCCCACTACGGCAACTGCTTTGGCGTACCTACTGTAGCCGGCGAAGTCTATTTCGACGACTGCTATCAGGTGAATCCGCTGGTGAATGCAATGAGCGTGGGTATTGTTAGAGTCGGTGAAACCATTTCTGCAACCTCAGAAGGTGCGGGCAATCCAATTTATATCGTGGGTGCCTCCACCGGAAAAGACGGTATACACGGTGCAACCTTCGCTTCCGAAGATTTAGGCGAAGATGCGGAAGATAAGATACCATCGGTACAGGTTGGTGACCCATTCACAGAAAAGCTATTACTGGAAGCAACGCTTGAAGTGATTAAAACCGGCGCCGTAGTCGGCATGCAGGACATGGGAGCGGCAGGCATTACCTGTTCTACCAACGAGATGAGTGCCAAAGGAAAACACGGCATGAAAATCTGGCTCGACAAAGTACCTACCCGTCAACGGCATATGCAGCCGTTTGAAATCCTGTTGTCCGAGTCGCAGGAACGCATGCTGATTGTGGTGGAAAAAGGGAAAGAGGAACTCGTAGAAAAAGTGTTTGATAAATGGGATCTGCATTGTGCCATCATCGGAGAAGTGACCGAAGGCAACCTGGTTCAATATTATATGAATGATGAACTGGTGGCGGAAGTACCTGCGGATACACTGGTATTGGGCGGCGGCGCACCGGTGTACGACCGTCCTTACAAACAACCAGCATATCATGCGGTGAGAGATGCCTTTGACATGGACAAAGTACCGTTCCCTTTTGATTATGTGGCAACGGCAAAAAAACTTGTACAGCATCCGAACATCGCATCCAAGCGATTTATCTATAAGCAATACGATTCCATGGTGGGCATCAACAATGCTTCCACGAACCGTCCGGGCGATGCCGCGGTGATTCGTCTGAAAGATTCTACCAAAGGATTGGTGATGACCGTGGACTGCAACTCGCGCTATGTGCATGCCGATGCCTACAAGGGCGGTGCCATTGCCGTTTCGGAAGCGGCGAGAAATATCGTGTGTACGGGCGCAAAACCGGTGGCGATTACCAACTGCCTCAACTTCGGCAATCCGTATGATGAGGAAGTGTACTGGAATTTCGTGCATGCTTTGCAAGGCATGGGCGATGCCTGTATACAGTTTGAAACGCCTGTGACCGGCGGGAACGTATCGTTCTACAACCAGTCGCCGAACCGGGCGGTGAACCCGACGCCAACGATTGGTATGCTGGGTATCATTGAAGATGCAGACAACATCATGACACTGGATTTCAAAAACGAAGGCGACATGATTTATCTGATTGGAACCTGTACCAACGATATCGCCAGTTCAGAATACCTGGTACACGAACATAAGATAGATTTATCCCCTGCCCCTCATTTCGAGCTGAAAGAAGAAGCACAGATCCAGGATGCGGTAGCGAAGCTGATAGAAAACAAACTGATAAATTCTGCTCACGACTTAAGCGAAGGCGGACTATTTGTGGCTGTTTTAGAGAGTGCGATGACCCGCAACTTTGGCTTTGATATCACCACCTGTTCAGGCATCCGCAAGGATGCCTGCCTGTTCGGAGAAGGACAGAGCCGCGTGGTGGTTTCCATTGCTGCCGATTCCAAGGAAAGTTTTGAAAACTTCTTAAAAGCGAACAGCATACCCAACCGTTTCTTAGGCACTGTAAAAGGAAAAGACATCGTCATAGACG
- a CDS encoding phosphoribosylformylglycinamidine cyclo-ligase → MTNANRYDQRGVSATKDEVHAAIEKADKGLYPKAFCKIFPDYLTGDENYCSIIHADGAGTKSVLAYLYWKETGDLSVWKGIAQDAIVMNTDDLICVGATSNFLLSSIINRNKHLIPGEVIKALIDGTNEVVDKMNENGVSIYPMGGETADMGDVIRTVSVDAVMTARFRREDVIDNANIKAGDVIVGLASFGQASYESQYNGGMGSNGLTSARHDVFSKIYAQKYPEAYDPNTNQEFIYSGSRLLTDKVEGSPLDAGKLVLSPTRTYAPIVKRVIDAIGVRNISGVIHCSGGAQTKVLHYIDSLHIVKHNLFPVPPLFRLIQEESKTSWKEMYQVFNCGHRLEIYIHPSFAATIIDISKSFNIDAQIVGYVEKADKKQVTIQSDQGTFVY, encoded by the coding sequence ATGACCAACGCGAACCGATACGATCAACGCGGTGTATCCGCCACTAAAGATGAAGTGCATGCCGCCATTGAAAAGGCAGATAAGGGTTTATATCCAAAAGCATTCTGCAAGATATTCCCGGATTATTTAACAGGGGATGAAAACTATTGTTCCATCATCCATGCTGACGGTGCCGGCACCAAAAGTGTACTCGCATATCTGTACTGGAAAGAAACGGGAGATTTATCCGTGTGGAAAGGGATTGCGCAGGATGCGATTGTTATGAATACCGATGATTTGATTTGTGTGGGAGCGACCTCTAATTTTTTATTGTCCAGCATTATCAACCGAAACAAGCACCTCATACCCGGTGAAGTCATTAAAGCGCTCATAGACGGCACGAATGAGGTGGTGGATAAGATGAATGAGAATGGGGTGAGCATCTATCCGATGGGTGGTGAAACGGCGGATATGGGCGACGTGATTCGTACGGTTTCGGTGGACGCGGTGATGACGGCTCGCTTCCGTCGGGAGGATGTGATTGACAATGCGAACATCAAAGCGGGCGATGTTATCGTGGGACTGGCATCGTTCGGTCAGGCCAGTTACGAAAGCCAGTATAACGGAGGTATGGGCAGCAACGGGCTGACGTCTGCACGCCATGATGTCTTTTCTAAAATCTATGCGCAAAAATATCCGGAAGCGTATGATCCGAATACAAACCAGGAATTCATTTATTCCGGCTCCAGACTGCTGACGGATAAAGTGGAAGGTAGTCCGCTGGATGCGGGAAAACTGGTGTTGTCGCCGACCCGGACCTATGCACCTATTGTCAAAAGGGTCATCGATGCAATCGGTGTCCGTAATATCAGCGGAGTCATACATTGCAGCGGCGGCGCACAAACCAAGGTGCTGCATTATATAGACAGCCTGCATATCGTTAAACATAATTTATTTCCCGTGCCGCCTTTATTCCGGCTCATTCAGGAAGAAAGCAAAACCAGCTGGAAAGAGATGTATCAGGTGTTTAACTGCGGCCACCGGCTTGAAATCTACATTCATCCTTCTTTTGCAGCAACAATAATTGATATATCCAAATCCTTTAATATCGATGCGCAAATTGTCGGCTATGTGGAGAAAGCGGATAAAAAACAAGTGACTATCCAAAGCGACCAGGGTACGTTTGTATATTAG